In Rhodamnia argentea isolate NSW1041297 chromosome 5, ASM2092103v1, whole genome shotgun sequence, the DNA window GTATGAGAAATTACTAAACCACACTGCTATACGTGCTAAAATGAATTTATCAAGTGGAACTTGCCATGTTCAACGAGCCAAATTTAATACAGCTTAAATGATGTGCTCACGTAATAATTTCTCGGGTGAGTACACATTATATTCGAAGGAGGAGGGGGTAACATATACCGCCGCGGACATGATTTTCTGAAGCTCATTAAAACTCCGTCTACTTATTCCATAATCGAATTATTTCCAACATTTCATATTGATTAAAACTCAAAGGCCGAATTTTGctacttgttttgttttgaagttatcTCGGATGTATTTTGATTGCAGATAAAttgtgatatttttcttttgtatcaTGAGGAGGTGAATGACATGAAATATTACTTTtgacaaaacaagaaagaatTGCTGCTTAAAATCGGCAACAAAGGATTGGCCTACCTCATATCGTTGGAATACCGCCAAAATCAGTTGGATATTTTTGCCTttggaatatctctctctctctctctctctctctctctctgcgcctATCTTATCCTGGTAATAGTCTGATGAGCACTTAATCGCACGCCGTTCCTTTGATCTTTTTGCACCAATCTGAACCGAATCAAGACCATGGCGCGTTCCCCGACACCAATCTCTGCACTCTCCTTCAATACCCGGAGTCCTCCGAACTTGCCATCCTCGTACACAAGCCCAGCATCGACTCCCAAAGCCGCTGCCAAAGAGCTCTACTTCAACCGAGATGGTTCCGCCACCAAGAGACTCCTGGTTCGGACTCTCAACTCTTGAAATTTCATTCAACACACCCCGAAATCGAGAAAACCCAtttccttttctcctcctcttttcgcCTTGTCTGAGCCCACAATGCGTGATTAGCTTTGaagttctttcttttattcccCTCTTTTGGGTGCAGGCTGGCGTCAACTTGGTGGCAGAGCTGGTGGGGTTGACATTGGGACCGAGAGGACGGAATGTGATCTTGCAGAACAAGTATGGGCCTCCCAAGATTGTCAATGATGGCGAGACTGTTCTCAAAGAGGTATTGCCTTGTTCTACCTGTTGCTTGTCTTCCTCATGTTTGCTTTGAATCCTGTTTTGTTTTGGCAATTGTCAGACTCCGCGCATGATGTTGTCTTAATTCGACCGTGCGTTGGGATCGGTTCGATCCTGTGTGCTTATTGGTGCCTTCAAATAAATCGAGGGAAAAAAATTCTTGCTTCTTCTAACGGAGGATGAATGTGCAAGAAAAGTCACTGGTGTGGCGGTGCTTAAAGGGATTTCTTAGGAGTTAGTTGACAGATGTTATAAATTAATTGATCAGACTCGTGTTTTCATAGTTCAACTTTGATAAATTTAGCTTCACTGGTGGTACGGTTCCTTGTGTGGTGATGGATCACGCGATTTGTAGAAGCTTTCAATTGTGTTTGGATGCTTATAGGATTATCCCTGATGTGATATGAAAATGTAGATAGAGTTGGAGGATCCTCTGGAGAATGTCGGGGTGAAATTGGTGAGGCAAGCTGGCGCAAGAACAAATGAACTTGCTGGTGATGGGTCCACTACCTCCGTGGTTCTTGCTCATGGCCTGATCTCCGAGGGTGTGAAGGTATGTTTCATCCATTCTTTTGGATAGCCTATTGACTCCCTTTTGCTTGGAGAGAAACATACCTTTCATCAGTGGCCAATTATCTTTGGATGGCCCATGCTTTTCTCCTCTCATTTTAGATCTTTTAGTGAACTCTTTGACTCGATCAAGCCTCACTAATTGGGACTCATGCAAATTCTCGTTGCATTGCACCAACTTCTTCGATTTAACTTTAAACTCGCAAAGGTTGTTGCAGCTGGCGTTAATCCTGTTCAAGTTTCTCGTGGGATTGTAAAGACTGCAAAGGCCCTTGTCACAGAGCTGAAGAAGATGTCCAGAGAGGTAAtagatttttttctccttctccgaGTTATTATCAGAGTTAGCCAACGTAATACAGTAAATGATGACATACAGCGAAGGCTTTGAGCAGGGAGTGATGATAAATCTTGCAAACTAGCTGAAGAGTTTGCATAATCTTGGTGCTTACTTCTCATGAAGTACAGAAATGTCCACGATACAGGTCGAGGACGATGAACTCGTACATGTTGCTGCAGTTAGCGCGGGGAATGATCATGTGGTGGGAAGCATGATAGCTGACGCACTTCGGCAAGTGGGTCGGAGAGGCGTTGTCACAATAGAGAAGGGGAAGTGTCGCCAAAGCAGCCTACAAATCGTTGAAGGCATGCAATTTGACCGTGGATATCTGTCTTCTTACTTTGTGAACGACAGAAAGAAGATGACAGTGGAATTTCACAATTGCAAGGTAGAAATCTATAATTTTACCTCCATCTGTTATTTGGTTGAATGATAAGGGGTACGGATTTTCTTTACAGTTACTTTTGGTTGacaagaaaatcacaaaccCGAAGGACATGTTTAAGATTATGGATAGTGCTGTTAAAGAGAAGTATCCAATCCTCGTAGTCGCGGAAGGTATTGAGCAGGAAGCTCTGGCTCCTCTAATAAGGAACAAGCTCAGAGGCGTGCTGAAGGTAGCAGCTATTAAGGCTCCTGCATTTGGTGAACGCAAGAGCCATTGCTTAGATGATATTGCCATATTAACAGGAGGTACCATATCCCGCATCATACTAAAATCTTCAGTCTCATTGCGTGTTGTACTTCAGAGCTCAGACTAATTCTTTCACTTTTGAATGTTTCCTTTACTCGTCTTACAGGCACTGTCATCAGAGACGATGTGGGGTTGACTCTGGAAAAAGCCACAAAGGAAGTACTGGGAACAGCTGCGAAGGTTGTGATAACCAAAAATTCAACATTGATAGTTACAGATGGAAGCACAAGAAAGGCTGTTGAGGAGAGAGTTTCTCAAATCCGAGGCCTTGTCAAGGTGCTTCTCCGTCCTAACAAGAATAATTAGCTGATGACTTTTGCTTCTTTGCATATTTTTTTCCTCGACACAGAGAAATTCATTGCAAAAATCTGGGGTAAAAAATCATTATATGTGAAATAGAACTCGGCGTTCAGCTCAGACtagaaaatattgaactttgagGTTAAATTTGGGCGAAATATTACAAGATGATGACAGCCCACAGTCATGCATTTTCTAGTGACTTAACACTTTTGACATGGCCCTAACTCCTAATAGTAGCTACTCTGATACACCTAATGcgttaccttttttcttttggcagaACActgatgaaaattttcaacaGAAGATACTGTATGAAAGAATAGCAAGGTTATCGGGAGGAATTGCTATTCTTCAAGTAATTTGAGTATATCTCCTTGTTGGCTTCTTGGTTTAATATAAATTCTGAGACCACTAACTTCCATTCAAACTGATGAATTATATGGGTTATATTAAAGGTGGGAGCTCAAACGCAAGTGGAGTTGAAGGATAAACAGCTGAGAGTTGAAGATGCCTTGAATGCAACGAAGGTATATAATCATATCCTTAGATCTCTGACCAACTCCAGTTTTCTAGTACCAATGTCACAGCCAGTAAATTAGCGTATTGCAGGCAGCAATTGAGGAAGGTGTTGTAGTTGGTGGTGGCTGTAGTCTTTTGAGACTGTCTACAAAGGTTGATTGCATCAAAGAATATCTAGATAATGAAGAGCAGAAGGTAAGTTTTTTCTTAGATATCTAATTGAATACCTGTATTTGTATAAAAGGATAACGtgatactttaagaggatttttGGACAATAAATGTCCTATGAAGATCATATTGATGCTCTACACGTGTTCTTTATTCcttattgtccaaaaaaatataataaagagAACCAGTCGCTCAAAATGAAATGAACAATAGTGTTCACTATCCAAGTAAAATAAGATCCCTTCTTCTTTccagattttttttctccttacaATTATTCAAACTAAACATCTTAACTTGTTTAGCCTGTAAACTTAAATGCAGATAGGAGCAGAGATTTTCAAGAAAGCTCTAAGCTACCCTGCAAGGCAGATAGCCAAGAATGCTGGTGTCAATGGAAGTGTGGTAGTGGAGAAGGTACTTCCTTAGAGATGCATCATTTTGTTACCAgtattttaattgcaaatcatgCCTTCTAGTGCTTTGTCAACTAATTTTGCTTGACGTTGTGTTTTGACCACAATTCTCCACACGGTCCGCATTTTTGCAGGTCCTATCGAGTAACATCATGAACTACGGATATAATGCTGCAAGGTACTGCTATGAGGATTTACTGGCAGCTGGAATAATGGATCCGACGAAGGTACATAATCTTATAGATGTAACTTGTGTGCAAAGCATGATCTCTCCAGTTTTAAGCAAGGCTGATCAGCAAGTGATATGTAGGAGGTTAAATTGTAGTAGCTTGAGGTGTTAAATGTTGAATTGGCTGACTACCAGAAAAGTTATTCTTCAATCTGCCTGAGTATCAGGACACTCTTGACACTGATTTGATACTATTGATATTGAACTCAGAAGAAGTGTTTGTAGACAATCCTGAAGCAAATGGTTGGAAAcagttttccttctttaaatgaaaatattccCTCACAGCTAGATATAGCTGATGCATGTGCCCTTTGGCATTCTACTCTGTATCCAAATATACACGTAATATTCGTCTTGCTTATTTTGCTTAGGTTTGATTAGGCTTATGGTTCAAAGTGTAAATGACATGCAGGTGGTAAGATGTTCTTTGGAGCACGCGGCATCTGTGGCAACAACTTTTCTAAGCTCCGATGCAGTTGTCGTCGACATTAAGGAAGTAGAGCTGCCTGTACGGATGCCGATGCCGATAAGAAAGCCTCTTAGAAAGCCAGgtaatgtttctttttctctgtcTTCACCTGATCGTTCACACAAATATAATCACTTTCTGCTATGATTCACTGGATACTAGTTTATCATTCTGCAGGTATTCCCCAAGCAGGCATGCCACTTATTGTGTAGAGATAAAAGCCGTTCCGGACTCGGATTACTCGTAAATGCTCGAAGTACCGCACCTCTAAAAGGAGATGCCCGTTTTCCTTGTAGCACTTCAGTGGCTGTAACATACTAGACTTACTAGTCATACAACTGCTCTTGGTTTTGCTCGAGTTAGAAGCTAACACAGGAAACTTGTCAACAAAAATTTGTATCTACAGCGGAACAGATATCAATGGAGAGATGGTCAGTACACGGCTTCTTACCTCGGAAGAGAGTGATCAAATGCCTACATATAACTGGAAGCATAGATGTCAACTTCAAACACTACTTTTACGGGGTCAGAATTCATCTGTTGGGACCATCTCGACTCTTTTCAATGGAAGCTCGCTCTCATCTCACAATTTACACGAATAAACACTTGCTTACAAGCACATTCTATGCGCTGCTAAAGTTCGGAAAGAAGAAACTGGGGTAGATAAAGGCTTGATGAAGTACTCAGATTCATTCACAATCTCCGTTCTTTTGCCTCACAGCATGCCTGTCTGCGGTCCTTACATCTGTTGGCATTGGAGCAATGCTGTGATTATTCTGAATGGACATAGTAATCTGTTGGAGGGTTCATGGGACACTGATGTATCATGACCATTTGTTTTTGTGGGTCCTATGTAGGATCCAGATCGATCTAACGGTTGTCATGCACTACGCCGACATGAGCCCTTTGCACCCAATAATTACTATCATAAAACCAGATGTGCCGACAATGCCAAGACAATTCTGCTATTATCTCTGCGAGCCTTCTTTCGTCTGCTTTAAAGTTTGCGCCTTTCCTTATCTTCTGCTGTTCTTTTGGATACTCTGTTCTTCCTCGAGCTTATCATGTATGGACATGACAGTAACGCCACAACACACCGCACTAGAAAAAGCTCGAGAACCGTGTCCCCGGAATGAAGTATCCTTAAGAAAGAAACAAGCTTCCTGTATGACTTTTAAGACACAGATTCGTGTAGTTGAGAGAGATTCCACAAAAAACTTGAGCAGAGCAGCAAAAGGAAAATGCTGGGCTTGAGACGGATGATGGGGTTCAGCGTGAGAGGCGCTTTGGATGTGATCGTCGCCGGGGTTTCTCTGGTGATCGGGTTAGGGTTCTGGGTTCTCGTCACCTCCATTCTCTGCTCTGTTGCTTTCATTCGATGCGCCAAGCTTCCTTCTTGATCAATGGTACGTCATGATCCAACTCTCCACTCTATTCTTCCTCAGCTTGGCTTGCGTTTCAAAGCAACTTACGTTTATCCCTTTCCAGGGTCTCTGTCTTTGATTGGGATATGAACTTGGTAAAGATTTTCTTGGTCACGTATCTTACTAATTTCGTGTTTTTATTCTCGTTTCTCTTTTTCTGGTCCACCGGCTATACGCTTGGAGAAGAGCTGTCATAAGTCGCGGGATTAGCGTCCCGGGTATGTCATCGGCTCGTGCCGGCAGCCTACTTCGATCCAAGCCCAGAGGGATTACTTCGGAGCTCGTACTTGTGAGATGATCGATATGCCGGGTGGTCTGAGATTGCCGGGAGGTCCAAAATTTAGGATCATGCTATGATTTGTGCATTTTCTGCAGAAGGATAATCAGATTTTGGATTGATGTTTATATTAAAGAGGAGAGAGCAGTGTGCATGTATGATCTTTCCATTAAGCGCTGAAGCTAGCTAGATGCATTTAAGTTTTACAGGTTTGGAACTTGAAAAAAGCCTAAAAAGTCCGTAACTTTCTTCTAACTATCATGGCTCGGCGCAGTGCGGTTCATCGATTCGGATCGAATGCTTAATTTCAATCAGAACTACTACATTTGACGTGGCGGCCTTCCTAACATCGAATGATGTGATGTCACAGGCGAATCGGGCATTTTCAGTGCTTGAGGAGTCTAGCTTGTTCTCTCTCACTGCATAGAAGTCATGCGTGTCGCTCGACAAAACTTAGATTTCGCAGACCACGGAAATTCAAATCGAATGATCTAGTAATGTTGCGGCCGAGGTTCGCCCTCCCCTCAAAGGGGCGAGGCGGGACCTTCTTCTGCTTACGAACAGGAAGGAGCAAGTGGAGAAGAAATGAGTAACCATCTCACCCTTCCTCTGCCCCGTTTTCTAAACACCCCAGAAGTTCTCTCCGCCATGGTTGCAGGAACTGcaaggagagagacagaggaagTACATTCAACCGAAACATAAGCTCCAATGtatcttcttctgttttttgggTCTGAGCTCCAATGTACTTCAAAGCGTCCACCCTGATTAACTAATCAACCACTgacataatataaaaataaaaattataatgtAATACATCAGGGACAACATTGTCACTCTGCGTTAAGAATCCACCTTAAAACATTGAAGAAACATCAAGCACGTCACGGGACATTAAATATGAGTCGCTTATTAAGTGTTCTTTGTAATTCATAACATCATTTAATATGTTTAATattgcctatttttttttaagtttgctTCAGTATCGATTTATCTTTCGTGTAAAAAATCTACTCGTGATTacataattttcttaattttttacgTAACGAAAGTACGGTGAGTTACAAATTTCTCGAGAGAAAGAATATCGATAAGGTTTTCATGCAACTCATGTTTGATTATTTTCCAAAGCCATGCATGTAAATTCTTCACGAAACGACTTAAATTTACGCTTTTTCCCCGAAACTAGAAAATCGAACGACCTTATTTTTCCCGAaaggagaggggagagagagagagagaagcagagtTCATCGTGGCAGTATTGTAGCGTCGGCACGGCGTTGACCAAATAAAAAGCGTTTTCCCTGCTCTTCTTCTACGTcttattttttctgttcttgCCTCTTGGACGCACAATTATATATAATTCCATTCCAGGTCGACATCGATCTCGAACTCATCCACTCGTTCTTGAGCCTATCGAGGATCCGGGTCCTCTCAGTTCCAGGAGGCATCCCCACTGCGTGCGTCTGTTCGACGAACCTCCCACGGTGCAGCATCGCTCGCTATGATCGTCTTGTTCCACTTCCAGAATCAGGAGCTTGGAATCTGGTCGTGAGTAATTTGTTCGAGAAAAGTCATGGGGTTGATCCAAGAAGCTCTGTCCGTGGAATGGGAGCGAGAATCTTATCCGGAGTACGCGGATTTCgctctcctccctctcttcGCCCTCTTCTTCCCTTCCGTCCGGTTCGTCCTCGACCGATTCGTGTTCGAGGTATCGCATGTCGCTGCACCGTGCCGTGATTtggcttcttcatcgatgcctccttctcttttttgtgaATGGGGATCTTCCCTTCCTTTTCTGAGCTGATTAGTGGTCGGACTCCCTTCGCTGTTTCGGTAGTAACTGTGTCCGTGAGTTAGTTGATTTTCTATTTAGCTGGAAAGGTGCAGAGAGAGATGTCGTCTTATGATGCTTGCAATAGTCTGATGGTGTTTGTCCAATGGGACAAGAGAGAGAAGTGTCGTGTCGATTACTATGAGATGTGCAGTTGCATGGATGCTCTAATGGTGTGGTATTGCAGAAGCTAGATTGCAAAGTTTGGGACTGTGTATTAGATGCTTGTTTGCCATTTACAATTCCTCGGGAAAATGTTCTCCTTGGTGCTATTGCGAAATTTCCGAGCATTTTACGGCACTGAAAGTGGAGAATTTGTCTTGTAAAAGTCTGACATCTCTtgcaaaaaaatgggaaataaaaTGCGATCATGAGCTCTATGGTCTCATGGATTGGGAAATGATCAATTGAAGGTCTTTATGAATCTCAAATGTATGTGGCATTCATGTAACTTATGCATGTCTCCAGCCGATTACTTACGTATTCCCTATTCAGAATTCCAGAAATGTACTTTGTTAGTTCTGGATTATGTTTTAGCAGCTGGTTGTGTGAGTATGTTTGCACTCAATCAACTTGCAAGAactttcttctttaatctctTCTGTCATCCCTTTTACCCGTGAGATGAATATACTGCAAGGAAGTACTACCATTAAATCTGGGAAGCTTcagtcatcttcttttctttttcttttttcataataCAAGAAACTTAGAATTATGTGTCATCTGTAAGATATCTATTTTGCTCCCTTTCTACATGGATGCTGCATCCTTTTTGTCACCACCATTTGCTCTTCTGTCATCCCTTTCATCCGTGAGGTGAATATACTGCAAGGAAGTACTACCATTAAATCTGGGAAGCTTcagtcatcttcttttcttttttattttttcataatacaAGAAACTTAGAATTATGTGTCATCTGTAAGATATCTGTTATGCTCCCTTTCTACGTGGATGGTGCATCCTTTCTGTCACCACCATTTGCTCTTGATATATACTTCTTTGGGGTTTCTCCTTGAATTCCTCATAACGTCTGCATCCAACTTTGCAGAAAGCAGGCAGAAGGTTAATCTTTGGAAAGGGGTATCAGAGAATGGATCTTGAGACAGATGACAGAAAGAGGAGGATAAGGAAATTCAAAGAATCAGCATGGAAATGTATTTACTATCTTTCAGCTGAAGTGTTGGCTCTCTTTGTCACTTATGATGAGCCTTGGTTCTCTAATACGATGAACTTTTGGGTAGGACCAGGAAACCAGGCTTGGCCTGACCAGAAAATTAAGTGAGATTCTGAACATCATGTCTGGCTGTTTCATTTCATGAAGGCAATTTCCTGACTGGTTTTTGCACCTCAGGTTCAAACTGAAGGGATTGTACATGTATGTAGCTGGATTTTATGCATATTCCATATTTGCTTTGATCTTTTGGGAAACAAGGCGATCTGACTTTGGGGTGTCAATGAGTCATCATGTAGCAACTCTCACTCTTATAGTGTTGTCTTACATATTAAGGTAACTTTCTACTTATTTCCggattccttttcttctcttaatAGTTATTCTAGTATATGTTACCACTATAGAGTGCAAAGTCGTATAGTACCTTGAATATTCACTATTAGCGAGTTTTATGTCCAAATGAggtaacaaaaataaattaaccaagAAGGCCTCTACAGTAGACTTGAACAAACAAGcaaacaaaagatgaaaaatggaACTTGATAAATTGAGAGAGATCTTTCAACAAAATTCAGGATGGAAATTCCGGAATAAAGCACACTATATATGCTTCCAATTAGTTTGAAGGTGCCTTTTTGTCTGGGAAAGGTGTGCTCAGGGTCCTTACGAGAATCGCTGTTCAAGATGTCTAATTAATAGTTCCATATCAAACTTTGGCATAACTGGACCTGGGAAACCAATCGTatgttcaatattttcttttaagcAACTTCAGCATTTTCCCCGgaaagctttttccttttttgtgatGTATTTTGTCTTAATTGCATGTATGCGGATTGAATGTATAAAGTTCTACAAGATCTGGCTGTTCACCTTcattcactatcttcaataagcaaaatcaaaatttttctaaaagtgttATGAGGAAAGCTAATGACAATGTAGCCGCTTTACTATCCTTCACAGTGAACCCTAGGAATTATAAACAGTGAACCTAGGCATTATAAACAGTAATTCATAGGATCAGATCCTTAAGAGTTGAGTAGGGAATGCTAGAAACTTCAGTCTGCATTTATCAGCCGTTTCATCTGTTTGTGTGTGCTTTTTTGTCTTAATTAATTTGGATGCGTAAGACAATGGTAAGGTCGCAACAGTGCATTATTCCATCGGTCGGATTTGTTTGTGTTTGCTATCCCTTCGTTGTTAATCTAGATGCATAAGATAATTTTAGCGGCCTAGCATGATCAGTGGAGAATTTTTTCTGAAGATTAGGTGTAAATGGTCTCCTAAAACACTTATTGTTATGTTCTCCTTTAATCTTTACTGGCAGGTTTGCTCGAGTTGGGTCAGTTGTTTTGGCTCTTCATGACGCCAGTGATGTCTTTTTGGAGGTAGGGAAGATGTCCAAATACGGTGGTGCTGAGAACTTAGCAAGCTTCTCTTTTGTACTCTTTGTCTTGTCTTGGATAATATTGCGCCTCATTTACTACCCTTTCTGGATCCTTTGGAGTACAAGGTGAGTCTCAGTTCCAAGATGGCTTGTACATGGATTTGGCAGATTCTTTCTGAAATTGTGGTTTTAAAAACctgttttcaaaatgaaaagaaaaccaatTCTGGGTTATCTCTTGGTGCAAATTTTGTTTGGCTGCTTGCTAGAACAGATTTGGGACATGACTAAAAGTCTGTGTCCGGAATTCCTAATGTTCGCTCCACATAGTACATAAGAAAATGCGAGCTTCACCAAATGATTGCTCTTGAAACCTACATGTTCAACTGCAAATCTAGGACAAAGTATGTTTGCATCGTGGATATGCCTATGTAAGTCCATATAGACAAAAGGTGGTAGGGAAATTTGTCCAGAAATCATTCTGGCTGTTGGCACGTACACATGCAcctgggggagagagagagagagactggttGTAAGAGTTTGTGTTTTTCTCAGTCATAAGCCAGAGCAGATACCCCACGTTTCTTTCTGGTTCATAAGAAACAAACCTTTCAGAAAAACAAAGTCTTTCTAGTTGCCTAAAACTGGTTTTTGCTGATGCCAAAGCTCCACTCTCAAACGAGCTTCCAAAAGACGCCAACTTTTATTTCTCCCAATGAAGCACTTCCATTTTAGTAAACTTTTGGCTCAGTCCCAGGTTTCATAAATTCTGCCAATAAGTTTTGCAATTGAATAAGTAAAGAGTCCAGAGCTTCTTACAGAAAAATCATCCTTCATGACTCTTCTTGCTAGTTTGTGAGCAAAGAGTCTGTGATTTTCACCCTTGTTTTATAATAGTTATTTTCTCATATTCTTAATACTGTTGTTCATGGAgttcttatttcctttttttttctaataattttgtgGACAAGTAGTTGCTGTCCATTCTTTGACCCTGAATATCCTTATTCTTCATGCAGCTATGAGGCTCTTCTTACATTGGACAA includes these proteins:
- the LOC115754954 gene encoding ASC1-like protein, with the translated sequence MGLIQEALSVEWERESYPEYADFALLPLFALFFPSVRFVLDRFVFEKAGRRLIFGKGYQRMDLETDDRKRRIRKFKESAWKCIYYLSAEVLALFVTYDEPWFSNTMNFWVGPGNQAWPDQKIKFKLKGLYMYVAGFYAYSIFALIFWETRRSDFGVSMSHHVATLTLIVLSYILRFARVGSVVLALHDASDVFLEVGKMSKYGGAENLASFSFVLFVLSWIILRLIYYPFWILWSTSYEALLTLDKEKHRVDGPLYYYIFNSLLYCLLVLHIYWWVLMYRMLVKQIQARGKVSDDVRSDSEGEDDHED
- the LOC115754170 gene encoding chaperonin 60 subunit beta 4, chloroplastic isoform X2 translates to MARSPTPISALSFNTRSPPNLPSSYTSPASTPKAAAKELYFNRDGSATKRLLAGVNLVAELVGLTLGPRGRNVILQNKYGPPKIVNDGETVLKEIELEDPLENVGVKLVRQAGARTNELAGDGSTTSVVLAHGLISEGVKVVAAGVNPVQVSRGIVKTAKALVTELKKMSREVEDDELVHVAAVSAGNDHVVGSMIADALRQVGRRGVVTIEKGKCRQSSLQIVEGMQFDRGYLSSYFVNDRKKMTVEFHNCKLLLVDKKITNPKDMFKIMDSAVKEKYPILVVAEGIEQEALAPLIRNKLRGVLKVAAIKAPAFGERKSHCLDDIAILTGGTVIRDDVGLTLEKATKEVLGTAAKVVITKNSTLIVTDGSTRKAVEERVSQIRGLVKNTDENFQQKILYERIARLSGGIAILQVGAQTQVELKDKQLRVEDALNATKAAIEEGVVVGGGCSLLRLSTKVDCIKEYLDNEEQKIGAEIFKKALSYPARQIAKNAGVNGSVVVEKVLSSNIMNYGYNAARYCYEDLLAAGIMDPTKVVRCSLEHAASVATTFLSSDAVVVDIKEVELPVRMPMPIRKPLRKPGIPQAGMPLIV
- the LOC115754170 gene encoding ruBisCO large subunit-binding protein subunit beta, chloroplastic isoform X1; translated protein: MVPPPRDSWFGLSTLEISFNTPRNRENPFPFLLLFSPCLSPQCVISFEVLSFIPLFWVQAGVNLVAELVGLTLGPRGRNVILQNKYGPPKIVNDGETVLKEIELEDPLENVGVKLVRQAGARTNELAGDGSTTSVVLAHGLISEGVKVVAAGVNPVQVSRGIVKTAKALVTELKKMSREVEDDELVHVAAVSAGNDHVVGSMIADALRQVGRRGVVTIEKGKCRQSSLQIVEGMQFDRGYLSSYFVNDRKKMTVEFHNCKLLLVDKKITNPKDMFKIMDSAVKEKYPILVVAEGIEQEALAPLIRNKLRGVLKVAAIKAPAFGERKSHCLDDIAILTGGTVIRDDVGLTLEKATKEVLGTAAKVVITKNSTLIVTDGSTRKAVEERVSQIRGLVKNTDENFQQKILYERIARLSGGIAILQVGAQTQVELKDKQLRVEDALNATKAAIEEGVVVGGGCSLLRLSTKVDCIKEYLDNEEQKIGAEIFKKALSYPARQIAKNAGVNGSVVVEKVLSSNIMNYGYNAARYCYEDLLAAGIMDPTKVVRCSLEHAASVATTFLSSDAVVVDIKEVELPVRMPMPIRKPLRKPGIPQAGMPLIV
- the LOC115753679 gene encoding uncharacterized protein LOC115753679 encodes the protein MLGLRRMMGFSVRGALDVIVAGVSLVIGLGFWVLVTSILCSVAFIRCAKLPS